A single window of Candidatus Deferrimicrobium borealis DNA harbors:
- a CDS encoding putative toxin-antitoxin system toxin component, PIN family, producing MKVVFDSNILIAALLFPGGRAEAAVANIFDGVDDLVISRLIIQEALSVLASKFSRDKEELSRVAVVLGEMGQIVEPSRRLSVLRDEPDNRILECAVEGNAEAIVTGDKAMLTIGEYEGIRLVTLADYLKKPRRGGKGGEG from the coding sequence ATGAAGGTCGTTTTCGACTCCAATATCCTGATCGCGGCGTTGCTGTTCCCGGGAGGGCGTGCCGAAGCTGCGGTGGCAAACATTTTCGACGGAGTCGACGATCTCGTCATCTCGCGCCTTATCATCCAGGAAGCCCTGTCGGTGCTGGCGTCGAAATTCTCGCGTGACAAGGAAGAACTCAGCCGTGTGGCGGTTGTCCTTGGAGAGATGGGGCAGATCGTGGAACCTTCCCGCCGCCTGTCCGTTTTGCGGGATGAGCCGGATAACCGGATCCTGGAATGCGCCGTCGAAGGCAATGCGGAGGCGATCGTCACGGGGGATAAAGCGATGCTGACTATCGGGGAATACGAGGGAATCCGGCTGGTGACGCTCGCCGATTACTTGAAGAAACCAAGACGCGGTGGGAAGGGCGGTGAAGGATAA
- a CDS encoding ribbon-helix-helix protein, CopG family translates to MGDAVKKTISLPPELAEDAERIAREEGKSLSAVIQDALRMARRQRLRGEWTAMQGYWSARAREKGLLKEDDLDRFLRRR, encoded by the coding sequence ATGGGTGACGCGGTAAAGAAAACGATCTCCCTTCCGCCCGAGCTTGCCGAGGATGCCGAGCGCATCGCTCGGGAAGAAGGAAAGAGCCTGAGCGCCGTGATCCAGGATGCGCTCAGGATGGCGAGGCGGCAACGGCTGCGCGGTGAATGGACGGCCATGCAAGGGTACTGGAGTGCCCGCGCGCGGGAAAAGGGACTTTTGAAAGAGGACGATCTTGACCGGTTCCTGCGCCGGCGATGA
- a CDS encoding fumarylacetoacetate hydrolase family protein → MTFLTFRKKGEYGLGVKTDKGILDVRAASMRFRKKVPTTIDDVIRGGDRGLTALVRTSLGSDKAKNLFLDESRIEFGPCVTNPEKILVLGFNYRKHAMETNTPIPTSPVLFTKCNNSLNGHNGVIKLPTHVATLFDYEAELVVVMGKTAYRVSEADALSHVFGYCTGNDFSARDLQRKTSQFLLGKTSDGFAPIGPYLVTADQIPDPNALKLECYVNGERRQSSNTSDMIFNVKTIISYASQHFTLKPGDIFFTGTPEGVINGMPKEKQVWLKAGDKLTTVIEKLGELKFALV, encoded by the coding sequence ATGACGTTCCTCACCTTCCGCAAGAAAGGCGAATACGGCCTGGGGGTGAAGACCGATAAGGGCATTCTCGACGTCAGGGCCGCATCCATGCGGTTCAGGAAAAAGGTCCCCACGACGATCGACGACGTGATCCGGGGCGGGGACCGGGGGCTTACCGCTCTGGTGCGCACTTCACTGGGTAGCGACAAAGCGAAGAACTTGTTCCTCGACGAATCCAGGATCGAATTCGGCCCATGTGTGACGAACCCGGAAAAGATCCTGGTGCTGGGCTTCAACTATCGCAAGCACGCGATGGAGACCAATACGCCGATCCCCACATCGCCGGTGCTGTTCACCAAGTGCAACAATTCGCTCAACGGGCACAACGGCGTGATCAAGCTGCCCACGCACGTGGCCACCCTGTTCGACTACGAGGCGGAGCTCGTGGTGGTCATGGGAAAGACCGCCTACCGGGTGAGCGAGGCGGACGCGCTGTCCCATGTGTTCGGCTACTGCACGGGAAACGATTTCAGCGCCCGCGACCTCCAGCGCAAGACCAGCCAGTTCCTGCTCGGAAAAACCTCCGACGGTTTTGCGCCGATCGGCCCGTACCTGGTGACGGCAGACCAGATCCCCGACCCCAACGCCCTCAAGCTGGAGTGCTATGTGAACGGCGAGCGGCGTCAGTCCAGCAACACGAGCGACATGATTTTCAACGTGAAAACCATCATCAGCTATGCGTCGCAGCACTTCACCTTGAAGCCCGGGGACATCTTCTTCACCGGTACGCCGGAGGGGGTGATCAACGGCATGCCGAAGGAAAAACAGGTGTGGCTCAAGGCGGGGGACAAGCTCACCACGGTGATAGAGAAACTGGGAGAGTTGAAGTTCGCTCTTGTTTGA
- the ilvD gene encoding dihydroxy-acid dehydratase, whose protein sequence is MTDHPLKHRSNLLTGTPGGEDWARRAAARAMLRAVDFSEEDFSKPIVTVACPFTNATPCNDHIRKLGDILFREVVAGGGKPFLFGTPVISDGETMGMEGMKYSLMSRDLIADCIETMHEGYAADGIVTLSGCDKSIPGALMPLLRNNAIGLTLYGGTILPGRYKGEDLTIVSAFEAIGAHAAGRMTDEELHQVECHSCPGAGSCGGMYTANTMASVIEAMGLSVPGSASHAAVDRGNRISREKRRDCVDSVQALLLLLRRGVRSRDIATREAFENGIAVMMALGGSTNGVLHLLALAHEAQVPLELDDFHEIGRKVPMLGNLKPFGKYVMADLDRIGGIPMVMKTLLDAGLLHGGCTTVTGNTVAENLANVSPCPGGQDIFVSPDRPYAPPGRHISVLRGNLAPEGAVLKLSGKELARHAGPARVFDREEDALSAILGGKIRKGDVIVIRYEGPKGGPGMREMLSPSAALMGAGLGKDVALVTDGRFSGGTHGIMVGHVAPEAQAGGAIAIVREGDRITIHPEERSISLDAGDAEIAARISRWSAPEPKYPRGVLGKYTRLVGSASKGAVTS, encoded by the coding sequence ATGACGGATCACCCGTTGAAACACCGCAGCAATCTGCTCACCGGCACACCGGGAGGGGAGGACTGGGCCAGGAGGGCGGCCGCCCGGGCCATGCTTCGGGCCGTCGATTTTTCGGAGGAGGACTTCTCCAAGCCGATCGTCACCGTGGCGTGCCCCTTCACGAACGCGACCCCCTGCAACGATCACATAAGGAAGCTGGGCGACATCCTTTTCCGGGAGGTCGTCGCGGGCGGCGGCAAGCCGTTCCTGTTCGGCACGCCCGTCATCAGCGACGGGGAGACGATGGGGATGGAAGGGATGAAGTACTCCCTGATGTCGCGGGACCTCATCGCGGACTGCATCGAGACCATGCACGAAGGGTACGCGGCGGACGGGATCGTCACGCTTTCCGGATGCGACAAAAGCATCCCGGGCGCGCTCATGCCCCTCCTGCGGAACAACGCCATCGGGTTGACGCTGTACGGGGGGACGATCCTGCCGGGCCGGTACAAGGGGGAGGACCTCACGATCGTGAGCGCGTTCGAGGCGATCGGGGCCCACGCGGCGGGAAGGATGACGGACGAGGAGCTGCACCAGGTGGAGTGCCACTCCTGCCCCGGCGCGGGCTCGTGCGGGGGGATGTACACGGCCAACACGATGGCGTCGGTGATCGAGGCGATGGGGCTTTCCGTTCCGGGTTCCGCCTCCCACGCGGCGGTGGACCGGGGGAACCGGATTTCGCGGGAGAAGCGGAGAGATTGCGTCGATTCCGTCCAGGCGCTGCTCCTGCTCCTCCGGCGCGGGGTCCGGTCGCGCGACATCGCGACACGGGAGGCGTTCGAGAACGGCATCGCCGTGATGATGGCCCTCGGGGGCTCGACGAACGGCGTCCTTCACCTCCTCGCGCTGGCGCACGAGGCGCAGGTTCCCCTGGAGCTGGACGATTTCCACGAGATCGGCCGGAAGGTCCCGATGTTGGGAAACCTCAAGCCGTTCGGGAAGTACGTCATGGCGGACCTGGACCGGATCGGCGGCATCCCCATGGTGATGAAGACGTTGCTCGACGCCGGGCTTCTCCACGGGGGTTGCACGACCGTCACGGGGAACACGGTGGCGGAAAACCTCGCGAACGTCTCGCCCTGTCCCGGCGGCCAGGACATCTTTGTATCGCCGGACCGCCCGTATGCGCCGCCCGGGCGGCATATTTCGGTTCTTCGCGGGAACCTCGCCCCGGAAGGGGCGGTCCTGAAGCTGAGCGGGAAGGAGCTTGCCCGCCATGCCGGGCCGGCGCGGGTCTTCGACCGGGAAGAGGACGCTCTGTCCGCCATCCTGGGCGGAAAGATCCGGAAGGGCGACGTGATCGTGATCCGGTACGAGGGCCCGAAAGGCGGGCCGGGGATGCGGGAGATGCTTTCCCCATCGGCCGCGCTGATGGGCGCGGGGCTGGGGAAGGACGTCGCGCTGGTAACCGACGGGAGATTTTCCGGCGGCACGCACGGGATCATGGTCGGGCACGTCGCCCCGGAGGCACAGGCGGGGGGAGCGATCGCCATCGTCCGTGAAGGCGACCGGATCACCATCCATCCGGAAGAACGGTCGATTTCCCTCGACGCGGGCGACGCGGAAATCGCGGCCCGTATTTCCCGGTGGAGCGCCCCGGAGCCGAAATACCCGCGGGGCGTGCTGGGGAAGTACACCCGGCTCGTCGGCAGCGCGTCGAAGGGAGCGGTCACGAGTTAG